From the Simplicispira suum genome, the window CGCCGCGCACTGCCGGCCGTAGGCAAAGCCAAAGGCGCCATACAGCACCAGGAGCACAAAGTCGGCCGAAAAATGGGCACGGTAGAGCGCGATGCCGTGCGCCTGCCACTGCTCCAATACGCCTTGAAACGATGACGCTGTGAAAGAAAACTGCAGCCGCAAGATGCCCGGCTCCAGCGGTGCGAGATACACGGCGATGCCGATGAACACGGCCAGTGCTGCGAGGCCAAGGTAAAGAGGGCGAAGCATGGTGTCGAGGGCAGACGGTGTTGCGGGCTGTTTTTCAGGCAGGCAGATGGGGCACCACCTCGTGCCATTGTCCCGGTGCAAGGCCGTCCAGGCACCAGGGCCCGATCTGCACCCGCACCAGGCGCAGCGTGGGCAGGCCCACCGCAGCGGTCATGCGGCGCACCTGGCGATTGCGGCCCTCGCGCAGGGTGAGGGCAATCCAGTGTGTGGGAATCTGGGTACGTACGCGGATGGGCGGGTCGCGAGGCCACAGCGCGGGATCTGGCAGCAGAGCCGCCTCGGCCGGGCGCGTGATGCCGTCGCTCAGCCGCACGCCGGTACGCAATTTTTCCAACGCTGCTTCGTCGGGTGCACCTTCCACCTGCGCCCAATAGGTCTTGGGCAGCTTGTGGCGCGGGTCGGCAATGTGCGCTTGGAGTGCCCCGTCGTTGGTCAGCAGGAGCAGGCCTTCGCTGTCGCGGTCCAGCCGGCCGGCGGGATAGACGTTGGGGACGTCGACAAAGTCGCTCAGGGTCTGGTGCGTGCCGTCGCCGCTGAACTGGCTGAGCACGTCAAAAGGCTTGTTGAGCAGGAGCAGACGTGGCTCCGATGGCGCAGGCCGGGCTCTGCGCCGTACCTGGGGCTGCGCGGGGCGGGGGTGTGAGGGCGGCGCAGTCGCCATACCTGTGGGCCGCCGTTTTAGCTGCCCGTCAGCGCCCGGTAGGCGCTGCGTGTTTCGGGGGACACCGAGGCCACCAGTTGGGCGTGGGGCGTGTGGTGCCGCGTCAGCATGCGCGCCGACGCCACCGCGCGCGACTTGCAGAACCAGTGGCAACTGTGTTGCATGAGGAACAGTTCGGCAGAAATGAGAAAGGCACGGTCGCGCGGCGAACGCGCTGCATCGGTGCGCAGGGCGCGCGCGATGCCGTTGGCATGCACGGCCAGCAGCTTGCGCATATCAAAGCTGGCATGCGGCAGCAGGGTGCTGGCCCAGGGCAGCGAGAACGCCAGCGTACTGGCCCGCGCCTGGGCAGCGGGCACGGCGGCAAAATCGCGCGCCAACTGGGCGAACTGGGTGGCAAGCTGCGCTTCGCTGCCCTCCAGTACGGCAAATATCTGCGCCTGGCGCGCGGGATCGCTCTCGCCCAGGGCGCGCAGATAGCCTTGCGTCACGGTTTCCATCAGCTTTTCAATTTGCAGTGGGCCCAGGTGGTGGGCGAGCAGGGCAATGCGCTGGCGCTGCTGGTGGCCGTTGGCCATCAGCAGGCCGCTGCCACCCAAGAGCAGAAGAAGAAAAACGGGGTCCATGAATGTGCGTCGGGTTGAGGGCGATGCTGAATAAGTCACCGCGATGACGCGTGCCGTGCTTCGGGATGGGATGCAAGGGGGCGGCCCTCCGCGCGCGAACCGCAGTCATAGCGGCAGCTATGGCGAGGATTTGCAACGCCGCAGACCGCCCGAGGTGCGGATGCGCGGCGCGTAAGGGACTTGTTCAGCATTGCCTTAGATTTCAAGGTTGTCGATGAGGCGCGTCGGGCCCAGCCGGGCGGCGCCCAGCACCACCAGCGCATCGCCCGGCTTGGGTGCCAGCAGGTCACTGCGGCGGCGCACGCTCAGGTAATCCGTTTGCCAGCCGCGTGCATCGAGCTGCGCACGCGCCGCTTGCTCCAGCGCCTCGCGCTGCGCGGGCAGGGCATCGCCGGCAGCTTTTGCGGCTTCGCCCAGAGTGCGCAGCGCCCTGGACAGCGCAACGGCCTCGGCGCGCTCGGATGCGCTCAGGTAGCCGTTGCGCGAACTCAGCGCCAGGCCGTCCGGGGCGCGCTCGGTGGGGTTGGCGACGATGTCGATGGGAAGGGTAAATTGCTGCACCATGCGCCGCACCACCATCAGTTGCTGGTAGTCTTTCTGGCCAAACACTGCGATGCCACTCGTCTTGCCGGCAAACACGGCGGAAAACAGCTTCATCACCACCGTGCACACGCCGGTGAAGAAGCCGGGACGAAATTCGCCTTCCAGCAGGTCGGCGAGCTGCGAATCGGGCAGTATTTTGAAGGTTTGTGGCTCGGGGTACAAATCGCGCTCGCGCGGGGCAAACAGCACCTGGCAGCCGGCAGCGGCCAGACGCTCGCAGTCGGCGTCCCAGGTGCGCGGGTAGCTATCGAAATCTTCGTGCGGCAGGAACTGCAGTCGGTTCACAAAGATGCTCGCCACCGGCACTTCGCCCAGTTGCACGGCGCGGCGCATCAGGGCGATGTGGCCATCGTGCAGGTTGCCCATGGTGGGCACAAAGGCGGGGCGGCCGAGGGGGCCGAGTACGGCGCGCAGGTCGGAGATGCTGTGGACGATGTGCATGAAAAAGAAGGAATGGTCGAAAAACTACCAGGCGTGCAATGCGTCGTCGGGGAAGGTCTGGGCCTTGACGGCGGCCACGTAGGCCTCCATGGCGCCGCGCACGCTGCCGGCGTCCTGCATGAAGTTGTGCACGAAACGCGCCATTTTCCCCAGGTTCATTCCCAGCATGTCGTGCAGTACCAGCACCTGGCCGGCCGTGCCCTTGCCGGCGCCGATGCCGATGGTGGCGCACTGGGTCAGTTCGCTGGTCAGCTCGGCCGATAGCTGCGCCGGCACCATCTCCAGCACCAGCATGGCGGCGCCGGCATCCTGCAGCTCGCGCGCCTGGCGGCGCAGCGCCTGAGCGGCCTGGTCGGTCTTGCCCTGTACGCGGTAACCACCCAGGGCGTGCACGGTCTGCGGCGTGAGTCCCAGGTGGGCGCACACGGGAATGCCGCGCTCCACCAGGAACTGCACGGTGGGCGCCGTCCAGCCGCCGCCTTCGAGCTTGACCATGTGCGCGCCGGCGCGCATCAGGGCGCAGGCGCTGCGCAAGGCTTGTTCGCGGCTCTCCGCATAGCTGCCGAAGGGCAGGTCAGCAATCAACCAGGCGGTGCCCTGCACGCGGTGCAGGCCACGCGCCACGCTCTCCGTGTGGTAGACCATGGTCTCCAGCGTCACGCCCACGGTGCTCGGCAGCCCCTGGCAGACCATGCCCAGCGAGTCGCCCACCAGCAGGCATTCGACGCCCGCAGCATCGGCCACGGCGGCAAAGGTCGCGTCGTAGGCGGTCAGCATGGTGATTTTCTCGCCGGACTCACGCATCTGCTGCAGGCGCGGCAGGCTGACCGGGCGGCGCTGGGGCAGGGGCGATGCGGGAGGCAGGGTGCCGTAGGGCGTGCCTGCGGGCTGGACAGGCGGGGCAAGCGGTTCGGTCATGGCTGGCGGCGCTGAAACGATGGACCTGGGAGTGTAGTCGTGCCTCCTGTGCAGCTATTGCCCGGCCGCCGGATGTACCCCGCAGCCAGCGCTATGCTTGGCGCCCATGAACTCTTCTTTGGACACCCTTGAAGCCCCGCTGCGCGCGCAGGTGCTGCTGGACGTGGCCCGTGCACTGCAGGAAGACCTGGGCGCCGGCGACCTGACTGCGGGCCTGGTGCCTGCCCACCGGCGCGTGCGCGCCCGTATCCTGGTGCGCGAGGCGGCGGTGCTGTGCGGCGCCCCATGGGCTGAGGCCGCGCTGCGCACTCTGGACCCGGCCGTCGAACTCACCTGGCATGTGGCCGAGGGCGGACGCTGCGCTGCGGACCAGATGGTGCTTGAAATGCAGGGTGACGCCCGTGCCCTGCTCAGCGCCGAGCGCACGGCTTTGAATTTTCTGCAGATGCTGTCCGCCGTGGCTACGAAGACGCGCAGCTACGTGGACGCCGTGGCCGGCACCAAGGCGCACATCGTGGACACGCGCAAAACCCTGCCCGGCCTGCGCATTGCACAGAAATACGCGGTGCGGATCGGCGGCGGCACCAACCACCGCATCGGCCTGCACGACGCCGTGCTGATCAAGGAAAACCACATTGCCGCTGCCGGTGGCGTGGCCGCCGTGCTGCGCGCAGCGGCCGAGGTGGCGGCGCGCGCCGAATTCATCGAAATCGAGGTCGAAACGCTGGAGCAATTGCGCGAGGCGCTGGACGCTGGCGCGCGCATGGTGCTGCTCGACAACATGGACATCGCCACGCTGCACGAGGCAGTGCGCACCAATGCGGCGCACTCGGGCGGAGGCGCCATTCTTGAGATTTCGGGTGGTGTCACGCTGGATGGCCTGCGTGCGCTTGCAGAAACCGGGGTCGACCGCATCTCCACCGGAGCGCTGACCAAGGACGTGAAGGCCACGGACTTTTCGATGCGCATAGAAGTATGGTGAACAACCCCCTGCGTCGCCTTCGGCGCCTCCCTGCCGCCGTCAGAGACGACTGCTCTTCGGGCACGTCCAAGCCTGCGTCGGCAGGCTTGGAGCCGCGGCCCTCAGCCCCTTCTCTCGCTGCGCGGGAAGGGGGACGACGCCAGTGCGGCGGGGCGGCCCTTGCACGGCGTCCGCTGGCCTTGGCCCTGCAACTTCGACGTTTGGCCGGTGCAGTGAAGCACCCTGGAGCACTGAAATGAATTCTGTTATTGCCATTAAAGAGATCGAGTACGAACAGCCCCGCGAGGGCACGGACGGCTCCACCTGCTCCACCAAATACGCGTGGGCGCGCGTGCCCACCGAGCTGACGCAGGACGAGCGCGCTGCCACCAAGGACAAGATCCGCCGCCTGCTCAAGGAGAAGAACGCGGTGATGGTGTCGCACTATTACGTGCACCCCGACCTGCAGGACCTCGCAGAGGAAACCGGCGGCATCGTCAGCGATTCGCTGGAGATGGCGCGCTTTGGCCGCGACCACGCGGCGCAGACGCTGGTGGTCTCGGGTGTGCGCTTCATGGGCGAGACGGCGAAGATCGTCTCGCCCGAAAAGACCGTGCTTATGCCCGATCTGGATGCCACCTGCTCGCTTGACCTGGGCTGCCCCATCGACGCATTCAGCGCGTTTTGCGACCAGCACCCGGACCGCACGGTGGTGGTCTACGCCAACACCAGCGCTGCGGTGAAGGCGCGTGCCGACTGGCTTGTCACGTCGAGCTGCGCGCTCGACATCGTGCGCGCGCTCAAGGACGCCGGGCAAAAAATCCTGTGGGCGCCCGACCGGCACCTGGGCGCCTACATCCAGCGTGAGACCGGCGCCGACATGGTGATGTGGAACGGCGCGTGCATCGTGCACGACGAGTTCAAGGCCTTCGAGCTGGAAGCGCTGAAAAAAGACCATCCCGGCGCCAAGGTGCTGGTGCACCCCGAGTCGCCGCCCGACGTCGTTGCGCTTGCCGATGCAGTGGGTTCGACCTCTGCCATCCTGCGAGCGGCGCAAGAGATGGATGCGCGTGAGTTCATCGTTGCCACTGACAGCGGAATGATGCACAAGCTGCGCACGCTGAACCCCGACAAGGTGTTCTACGAGGCCCCCACCGCTGGCAACAGCGCCACCTGCAAAAGCTGCGCCCATTGCCCCTGGATGGCGATGAACGGCCTGGCCGGCGTGGCTCAGGTGCTGGAAACTGGCGCCAACACCATCCATGTGGATCCGGCCATCATCCCGCGCGCCCGCCTGCCGATTGACCGCATGCTGGCCTTTACCGCCGCGCTAAAGAAGGGGCAACCTGTAGCGGGGCTGGTGCCGAATATTGGTGCGGCGTAGAATTTGCTATTGTATTGATAGCTGTCAGCGCTTTCTACTTATGCGCTAGAGCCAATTTCTCATAAGAAGAATGCGTTCCCTGACTTCCTTCGGCTTGCTGCACCGTGCAAGGTCGTGCCTGCCGTGAAGCGCGTTTCCCCGCCAGAGGCCGAGACGGCCCGCATCGACTTTGCCCAGCCGCTGGATGCCGCCGCTCCGCGCCTGCGCTGTGCCTTTGGCGTACCGCGCCAGGTGCTGGTGGCGCAGCAGGTGGGCGAGGTTCGCGCCGTGCTCGATGCCGTGCATGCCGCCGCGCAGCAAGGCCACTGGTGCGTGGGCTATGTGCGCTACGAGGCGGCGCCTGCCTTCGATACCGCGCTGCAAACCTACACTGCAGACGGTCCGCTGGCCTGGTTTGCCGTGCACGATGCCCCCCAGCCCTGGCCTGCCGAGGAGCCGCAGGAGACGGCGCGTGTGGTGTGGAACAGCGGCCTGGAGCGCAGCGCCTTTGACGCCGCGCTGGGCCGCATCCAGCAGGCCATCGGCGCGGGCGAGCTGTACCAGGTCAACTACACCGGACCCCTTACCGGCGCGCTGCAAGGCAGTGCGGCGGCGCTGTTTGCCGCGCTGCAGCGCGCCCAGCCCGGCGGCTATGCGGCGCACATCGGTGCGGGAGGTGAGCAGGTGCTCTCCGTCTCGCCCGAATTGTTTTTTGACTGGCAGGACGCACCGGGTGGTGGCGATATTCTGGCTCGCCCCATGAAGGGCACGGCAGCGCGCGGCGCCACGCCCGAGGAGGACGCCGCCCAGGCCACCCAACTGCGCACCGCGCCCAAGGAGCGCGCCGAAAACGTGATGATCGTGGACCTGCTGCGCAATGACCTTTCGCGTATTGCCCAGCCGAACAGCGTGCAGGTACCTCGGCTGTTTCATACCGAACCGCTGCCCACCGTGTGGCAAATGACCTCTGACGTGCGCGCGCGCACCCGAGCGGGAGTCCGTCTCGCCGATGTGTTTGGTGCGCTGTTTCCGTGCGGCTCCGTCACCGGGGCGCCCAAGGTGCGCGCCATGCAGATGATCCGCAGGCTTGAGCCGGGGCCGCGCGGGGTGTACTGTGGGGCGGTGGGAGTGGTGCGGCCCGGCGGCCCGGCAGCTGCTGGCGGCTTGTATCCGGTGGCGGCCACCTTCAACGTGCCCATCCGTACGGTGGTGCTTCGCACAGGTGAGACAGATTCGGGTACGGCGGTGCGCGTCACTTGCGGCATCGGCAGTGGCATCACTGTGGACTCCAACTGCCAGGGAGAATGGAATGAGTGGCGCCACAAGCGCGCCTTTGTCGAGCGCGCCAGCGAGTCGTTTGACCTCCTTGAAACCCTGGCGTTGATAGAAGGCAAGTTCGATCATGCCGATCTTCACCTCGCGCGCATGGGTGAAGCCGCAGCGCATTTCGGCCTTCCATGGAACTTGCACGCTGTTCGACAAGAGCTGCAGATTGCCGCGCTCCAGTGCCACGTCGGTGCATGGCGCGTGCGCCTTTTGCTGTCGGTCGATGGAAGTGCGCGCGCCGAAACCTTTGCCATGCACCCCACGCCTACACCGGTGCACCTGCAGCTTGCAGGCGAGCCGCTGCGAGAGGCCGCCGGAGAATTTTGCCGCTACAAAACCACACGGCGAGCGCACTACGACGCTTTTGCTCCGTCGCAACCGGGCGTGTTCGACACGGTCCTCTACAACGAAGCCGGTGAAATCACCGAATGCACGCGCGGCAATGTCGCGATGCGACTGGAGGGTCGCTGGGTGACTCCGCCGCTCGCATGCGGCTTGCTGCCCGGGGTGGGGCGTGCACTGGCGCTTCGCTCTGGCAGGTTGGAAGAAGCCGTGGTCTGTCTCGAAGATGTCCCACGTGTCCAGGCGTGGGCTTTTGTCAATAGCTTGCGCGGGTGGCTGGATGCGAAGCTGGTGATACCCGTCGTCTGAACAGCAGATGCTTGTACTGCTTGATCTGCGTCTATTGGTTGCATATGCTACGTAAGCTATAAGCGTTGTAGCAGCGCAGCATTGACCGCCCAGCGCTGGATGGCGCAGACCAGACAGCAAACCTTCCTGGAGGCGATGGAATATGGCTTTTGCGGGGATGGCCCTTAGCGAAACCGACGGCAAGGTATTTCTGAGCGTGGAGCCGGTGGATCGGCGCGAGTGCGTCGATGCGATCGCGCTGCACGATTGGCTGGTGCTGGAAGGTTTCGGCGGATACCAGCTCCATCATGATGCGCTGGAGCGCGTCGCAAAAGACAGCGCTGTGGCGTCGTCCCGCTTTGTTCTGTTGGTTGCGCAGCGCAGTGACGCCGCCATTGGCATTCAGGTGGCGCTTGATGCCATGTCGGCGGCATTGACGATCCATCCTGCACAGGGCGGTCGGCCGGCGAACTCTGAAGACGTGATCAATGCCTTGACGCTGGCCGGCGTCGTCGCCGGTATCGACGAAACCGCTGTTGGGCAAGCCGTCGCAGCCGGGACCTGCGAGGGATTGGTCGTGGCGCGTGGAGCACTGCCTGAAGACGGCCACGACGCCGAGTTTGAAGAGCTGATTCCCGCAACGCCTGACCGAACCCCCAAGCTGGATGAAAATGGGCTGATCGACTACCGCGAACACGATGGCTTCGTCATGGTGCATACCGGTGCTTTGCTGATGCGCCGAAAACCGGCCACGCCGGGGACTGCGGGTTTTACCGTGCGCGGTGATGTTCTCGCGGCCAAACCAGGTCTCGATGAGCCTTTTGCGCCCCAACTGGCGGGTGCCAAGGTGTCAGACGACGACCCCAATCTGCTGCAGGCCTGCCTGACTGGCCAACCGGTGCGCGTGCACGGCGGCGTCATGGTGGAACCTGTGCTGCGATTGGCCGAAGTCAGCATGGCTACCGGCAATATCTACTATGAGGGGACGGTCCATGTCGAAGGCGACATTGCCCAGGAGATGAAGGTCGAAGCCGGCGGCGACATCGTTGTCGGCGGCTTGGTGGATGGCGGTCTGCTGCAAGCGGGAGGCGACATCAATGTGGCGGGTGGAGTCATCGCACATGCCAGGCTGCACGCGCAGGGGTCTATTGCCGCGCGTTTTGCCGAGGCATCGCTGCTCCATGCCGGAACCGTGATCGCAATCCATGACATGGCCATGGAATGCGAGCTGCAGTCTCTGAACCAGATTCTCATCGGTACCGGATCGCCGCGTCGCGGGCGGCTCATAGGCGGGCGCGCCACGGCCATGATGCTCATCAAGACGCCCTTGTTGGGGTCTCCCACCAGTGGCGTCACGCATCTGGTGCTGGGCGCCAACCCAGTGCTCGAAGCGCGCTACCGCGACTTGCTGGCGCGCCTGGAGCAGGAGCGGGTGGCGCAAGAGAGCTTGCGCAAGCTGATCGCCCAGCTGACCGCAAGCGGGGATCCCCGCAGCATGCTCGGTCGGGCTCAGGCTTCGCTGGACCATGCCTGCAGCACCCATGCCCAGACCCAGTTGCAGCGCGACGAGGTCGAGCAACAACTGGCCTTGTCGCGCAGCGCCACGGTCGAAGTGGGCGTGGGAGTGGTGGGCGCGGCAGACTTGGCCTTTGGTAAGGTGAACATGCCGTTACGCCGCGAATTCCGTGCAGGCAACTTCCGACTTGATGCGGAAGGCGTGCTTGTCTATACCGATGGCAGCGGCTATGCGGTGCCAGTACTGCCGTAGCGAAACGCTGTTGTCGCCCCACATCTATTGGTGCGGCGCCTCGATTCTTTGGTCCCCCCGACAGGAATCGAACCTGTATCTAGCGCTTAGGAGGCACTCGTTCTATCCATTGAACTACGGGGAGTCTTGCTGGAGATTGTAAGTGGGGCTGAGGCGCAGGCAGCGGCGTCTCGCGGGCCATCCGACGCGGTCATGCGAGTTGACTGGACCACAGGCCGCCAGCGTACTGCGAGCGCGAGAATGAAAGGCCCAAGCAGGCGAATGAAGTGCCCTGCTGGCGGCAAAATCCATCGGGTTATCGCGCGACGACGAGATGCCGTTCAGGTTATCTCACTTCCATTTCTCTTACATATGCCTGACAAATGACAGACATTTCATTCAGGGTTTTCGAGTCTTTCGGGGTACCGACTGCAGTGCTAAATTGCATACTGTTTCGCATGGGAAACGCCCTTTCTTTATATTTTAATGCAAGGGTTAATTGCGATTTTGATCGGTGTCGGCATTGCCCGGTGGACGACGAACTCTCATAGTCGCATTTCTTTGTAACTTATCGGGCGAGGCCTGGATTCTGTCCCGGCTGAATTCAACGAGGAGAGATATGTCGGATTCCAAACTCCAAAACGGTGAAATTCCAGGAATTTCTCGTCGCAATGCGCTGCAGCTCAGTGCAGGTACCTTGCTGACAACTTTTGGCGGATTGCAATGGGCTTACGCGGCCGATCAGCCAGCCATGGGTACCTGGCCTGAAGGGTCCAAGGGCGATACCGTGTATCTGGGTGCGGCGGTTCCTCTGACTGGCACCTACGCCGTTCAGGGTGCGGACGAGCTCAAGGGCTGGGAGCTGGCGGTTGAGCACATGAATACCAACCACGCGCTGATGAAGAAGCTTGCGCCCAAGGTGAACAACGGTGTGTTGGGCAAAAAAGTGGCGCTGGTGTTTGCGGATTCGGGCGCCAAGCCCAATCAGGCGCTGCAGTCGCAGCAGACCTTCATCAACAAGAACAAGGTCGTGTTGATGACCGGATCCACCTCGTCGGCGGTGGCTGTGGCGTTGAACAAGTTTGCCCAGCGCGAAAAAATCCTCTACATGCCTGGAATTTCCGGCTCCAACGACACCACTGGCAAGGATTGTGTCCGTTACGGCTTCCGGCAGGGATTTTTCGGAGAAATGGCAGCCAATGCCATTGGTCCGGTGTTGGTGAAGAATTTCGGCAAGAATCGCAAGGCTGCGTTCATGACGCCGGATTATACCTATGGTCACACCACGACCCAATCTGTAGCGGATTATCTGACCAAGGAGGCCGGATGGACTGTGGTGACAAATCAGGTGTCCCCGCTAGGTACGCAGGATTTCAGCCAATATCTCACCAATATCGCCAATTCGGGCGCCGAATTCCTGGTGAATGTCAATTGGGGTAGGGATGCTGTGTTGTCGAGCCAGCAAGCCAAGCAATTTGGCCTGTTGCCCAAGATGACTTTGGTTCTTCCGTACCAAATTCCTTTCTTTGCAAAAGAAGCGGGTGTGGAGATTAGTGAAGGGGTATTTGCCGCTACCGATTTCTGGTGGACGCTGGAAGACAAATATCCTCTCGCCAAGATGTTTGTTGAAGCCTTCCAGAAGAAATATGGCTATCGCCCGGAATGGGGCGCAGAAAACGCCTATGTCAGCTTCGCCCACTGGGCGCGCATGGTGACCGAGGCAGGCAGCTTCTATCCGCCCGACGTCATCAAGCAGTGGGAAAAGGGTGAAGTCATTCCTTCGTTGCTGGGCGATTTTGCCTACCGGGCGGAGGACCACCAGTACCTGCACCCCGTGGTCATCGTTCGTGGCAAGGCCAAGAAGGACATGAAAAATCCGGAGGACTTCTGGGAAGTTGTCGAAGTCGTGGATGGCGCCAAGGTCATCCAGCCCGCGAACGCCTTCGGCTGCAAGCTGGGCGACTACACCTGATCGGGTCGTTGGTTTGCCCCCTGCAGTCTCGCTGCGGTGGGGCGCCAGCGTCGTGTTTTGCCTCTCTTGAACAAGGTCTTGGCAGGAGCTTACATCTTGTTCGGTCTAGCGGTGGGTGGCTGTAGTTGTCTCAATTTTTGAATCCATTTGCGATGAGGGCAGATCAGCGTGATTAATTGGGCTAATTTCATCTCGCAGTTGTTCAACGGGCTGGTGTTGGGGGCGCTGCTGGCGCTGATCTCCTCCGGCTTGACGATCATCTATGGCACGCTGGGCGTGCTCAATCTTGCGCATGGCGCGATGTTCATGCTGGGGGGGTATGCGGGCTGGGTGGCGTTCACCTACACCGGCTCATTCGTCGTTGCCGTGATAGCCGGTTCGCTGTTCGTCGCGCTGGTTGGCATCGTGATGGAGCGGCTCATTATTCGCCACTTCTATAACCGACCCCACGAAGACCAGCTGCTTGTCACGTTCGGCCTGGGTATTGTGTTTGTTGAGCTGGTTCGCTTTGGTTTTGGCAGTCTGTCCAAATCGGTGCCGCCGCCGGCACCTTTGGTCGGGATCACCGACCTGGGCTTTATGGTGTATCCCACCTATCGCCTGGCCTTGCTGGGCATCATTAGCGTGGCGCTGCTAGCGCTCTACCTTCTGCTGTACCGAACCCGTCTCGGCATGATTGTGCGCGCAGGTATCGAAGACTCGGTGATGGTCGATTCGCTGGGGATCAACGTCTACAAGATATTTATGGTGGTGTTTGGCATTGGCGCCATGGCGGCGGGCTTTGCGGGCATCGTCAACGCGCCGGTAGTGTCCATTGCCCCGGACGTGGGGGAGGCCATTCTGGTGCAGACCTTTGTGGTGGTCGTCATTGGAGGCGTGGGGTCGTTCCCTGGGGCGGTGCTTGGGGGCTTGATTGCAGGCGAACTCATCAGTCTGACCTCGATGGTCAATCCCGCTTACTCCTATGTGATGCTTTTCGTCGTGATGACGCTGGTGCTGGTGTTCCGTCCGCGCGGATTGCTTGGCGCTGTAGGCCGCGAATAAACAGGATCTTGAGTAATGCGTAGACAAATTCCTTTCTTGGTCGAGGCCCTGACAATTCTGGGCCTCATCGCCGCACCATTTGTGCTGCCGCACCTGGGTTTTACGCCGACCACCATCAACCGCATCCTCGTATGGGGATTGGTGGGTATAGGCTTTGACCTGCTCTTCGGCTATACCGGGCTGCTGTCTTTTGGGCAGTCGGCTTTCTTCGGCAGTGGTGGCATGTTCGCCGCCTATCTGCTGACGCAAACCTCAATGCAAAGCAGTATTGGCGCTTTGCTGATCGGCACAGTAGCGGCGGGCGTGATCGGGTTTTTCATCGGTCTGATTGCTCTGCGGCGCACCGGTATCTATTTCGCCATGATCACCGTGGCGATTGCCGAGGTATTCTTTTTTGTTGAATTCAATCCACTGTCGGACTTTACTGGTGGAGAAAATGGTTTGCCCGGCGTACCTACGCCTATTCTGAATCTGGGTTTCACCATCATCGAGTTCAGCGACAACTTGTCCATGTACGCGTTCCTTGCGTTCTGGTATTTCGTCGGGCTGGTGATTGCGCTGCGCCTCGTGCGCTCGCCCTTTGGTCTGGTGCTGCGTGCCATTCGGGAAAATCCGCTGCGTGCCCAGGCGCTGGGCCACAACATCCAGCGTTACAAGTTGGCAGTGTTTGTGGTGGCCGCCATGTACGCGGGCTTTGCCGGTGGCTTGCTCGGCTTGATGCAAGGGTTCATGCCACCCGACGCCTTCATGTTCGCCACGTCGGGTGAGATCGTCATGCAGACGGCCATTGGCGGCGCAGGGACCTTGTTCGGACCCTTGCTGGGTGCTGCGGTGTGGCTCTACCTGAGTGATTTTTTCCAGACCGTGCTCAATCTCGGCGCTACCTGGCGACTGATTCTTGGCATTGTGTTCGTGTTGCTGGTGGTCTTCCTGCGGCATGGTCTGGTAGGCGCAATTTCTGACATTTATCGCCGGGTGCGCCAAGGCAAGCAGACGGCGCAGCCGCAATCTGTTGCTGCGGTCGCCGCACGCAAGCCCTTGGCTGCCAACCGCGC encodes:
- a CDS encoding DUF342 domain-containing protein; protein product: MAFAGMALSETDGKVFLSVEPVDRRECVDAIALHDWLVLEGFGGYQLHHDALERVAKDSAVASSRFVLLVAQRSDAAIGIQVALDAMSAALTIHPAQGGRPANSEDVINALTLAGVVAGIDETAVGQAVAAGTCEGLVVARGALPEDGHDAEFEELIPATPDRTPKLDENGLIDYREHDGFVMVHTGALLMRRKPATPGTAGFTVRGDVLAAKPGLDEPFAPQLAGAKVSDDDPNLLQACLTGQPVRVHGGVMVEPVLRLAEVSMATGNIYYEGTVHVEGDIAQEMKVEAGGDIVVGGLVDGGLLQAGGDINVAGGVIAHARLHAQGSIAARFAEASLLHAGTVIAIHDMAMECELQSLNQILIGTGSPRRGRLIGGRATAMMLIKTPLLGSPTSGVTHLVLGANPVLEARYRDLLARLEQERVAQESLRKLIAQLTASGDPRSMLGRAQASLDHACSTHAQTQLQRDEVEQQLALSRSATVEVGVGVVGAADLAFGKVNMPLRREFRAGNFRLDAEGVLVYTDGSGYAVPVLP
- a CDS encoding substrate-binding protein encodes the protein MSDSKLQNGEIPGISRRNALQLSAGTLLTTFGGLQWAYAADQPAMGTWPEGSKGDTVYLGAAVPLTGTYAVQGADELKGWELAVEHMNTNHALMKKLAPKVNNGVLGKKVALVFADSGAKPNQALQSQQTFINKNKVVLMTGSTSSAVAVALNKFAQREKILYMPGISGSNDTTGKDCVRYGFRQGFFGEMAANAIGPVLVKNFGKNRKAAFMTPDYTYGHTTTQSVADYLTKEAGWTVVTNQVSPLGTQDFSQYLTNIANSGAEFLVNVNWGRDAVLSSQQAKQFGLLPKMTLVLPYQIPFFAKEAGVEISEGVFAATDFWWTLEDKYPLAKMFVEAFQKKYGYRPEWGAENAYVSFAHWARMVTEAGSFYPPDVIKQWEKGEVIPSLLGDFAYRAEDHQYLHPVVIVRGKAKKDMKNPEDFWEVVEVVDGAKVIQPANAFGCKLGDYT
- a CDS encoding branched-chain amino acid ABC transporter permease, with the protein product MINWANFISQLFNGLVLGALLALISSGLTIIYGTLGVLNLAHGAMFMLGGYAGWVAFTYTGSFVVAVIAGSLFVALVGIVMERLIIRHFYNRPHEDQLLVTFGLGIVFVELVRFGFGSLSKSVPPPAPLVGITDLGFMVYPTYRLALLGIISVALLALYLLLYRTRLGMIVRAGIEDSVMVDSLGINVYKIFMVVFGIGAMAAGFAGIVNAPVVSIAPDVGEAILVQTFVVVVIGGVGSFPGAVLGGLIAGELISLTSMVNPAYSYVMLFVVMTLVLVFRPRGLLGAVGRE
- a CDS encoding ABC transporter permease subunit — protein: MRRQIPFLVEALTILGLIAAPFVLPHLGFTPTTINRILVWGLVGIGFDLLFGYTGLLSFGQSAFFGSGGMFAAYLLTQTSMQSSIGALLIGTVAAGVIGFFIGLIALRRTGIYFAMITVAIAEVFFFVEFNPLSDFTGGENGLPGVPTPILNLGFTIIEFSDNLSMYAFLAFWYFVGLVIALRLVRSPFGLVLRAIRENPLRAQALGHNIQRYKLAVFVVAAMYAGFAGGLLGLMQGFMPPDAFMFATSGEIVMQTAIGGAGTLFGPLLGAAVWLYLSDFFQTVLNLGATWRLILGIVFVLLVVFLRHGLVGAISDIYRRVRQGKQTAQPQSVAAVAARKPLAANRAKLGHKATKSKEGVLLAATGLTKHYGGLAANSDIDFSVDHGEIRGIIGPNGAGKSTFFKMLTCEVEPTSGKIVFDGRDITKMGVIDACQMGLTKSYQINQLFEKLTVRQNLEIAVLGVVRGKFRLDMFRALHKVRKLDAQVEGTAELVHLSDRLDAAVSELAYGEKRRLEIGLALATSPSLLLLDEPLAGMSTQERVETVALLKAIAEGRTLIVIDHDMDSLFELAGKVTVLQEGRVLVEGTPEEIKNNPLVQEAYLGGVHEEMV